Proteins encoded in a region of the Globicephala melas chromosome 1, mGloMel1.2, whole genome shotgun sequence genome:
- the MCOLN3 gene encoding mucolipin-3 translates to MANPEAVISSCSSHEEENRCTFNQHTSPSEELLLEDQMRRKLKFFFMNPCEKFWARGRKPWKLAIQILKMAMVTIQLIFFGLSNQMVVAFKEENTIAFKHLFLKGYIDRMDDTYAVYTQSDIYDQILFAVNQYLQLRNISVGNHAYENKGTEQSAMAICQHFYKQGNICPGNDTFDIDPEIETECFFVAPDEPFHVGTLEEKLKLLLDFHRLITVDLQFKLKAINLQTIRHHELPDCYDFTLTITFDNKAHSGRIKISLDNDISIRECKDWHVSGSIQKNTHYMMIFDAFVILICLASLILCVRSVVKGLQLQQEFVNFFLLHYKKEVSVSDRMEFVNGWYIMIIISDILTITGSILKMEIQAKSLTSYDVCSILLGTSTMLVWLGVIRYLGFFQKYNLLILTLQAALPNVIRFCCCAAMIYLGYCFCGWIVLGPYHDKFRSLNMVSECLFSLINGDDMFATFANMQQKSYLVWLFSRIYLYSFISLFIYMILSLFIALITDTYETIKHYQQDGFPETELRVFISECKDLPNSGKYRLEEEPAVSIFCCCKK, encoded by the exons ATGGCAAATCCTGAGGCTGTTATAAGTAGCTGCAGCTCTCATGAAGAAGAAAATCGTTGCACTTTTAACCAGCATACATCTCCCTCTGAGGAGCTTCTATTAGAAGACCAGATGAGGCGAAAActcaaattttttttcatgaatccTTGTGAGAAGTTCTGGGCTCGAGGTAGAAAACCGTGGAAACTTGCCATACAAATTCTAAAAATGGCAATGGTAACCATCCAG ctgatCTTTTTTGGGCTAAGTAACCAGATGGTGGTAGCTTTCAAGGAAGAGAACACTATAGCATTCAAACACCTCTTCCTAAAAGGATATATAGACCGAATGGATGACACATATGCAGTGTATACACAAAGTGATATATATGATCAGATCCTCTTCGCAGTGAACCAG TACTTGCAGCTACGCAACATCTCAGTTGGGAATCACGCTTATGAGAACAAGGGCACGGAGCAGTCAGCCATGGCCATCTGTCAGCACTTCTACAAGCAAGGAAACATCTGTCCTGGAAATGATACCTTTGACATTGATCCAGAAATTGAAACTG AATGTTTCTTTGTGGCACCAGATGAACCTTTTCACGTTGGAACACTAGAAGAAAAACTCAAGTTACTGCTGGACTTTCACAG ACTCATAACAGTGGATCTGCAGTTTAAATTGAAGGCCATTAATCTGCAGACTATTCGTCATCACGAGCTCCCGGATTGTTACGACTTTACTCTGACT ATAACATTTGACAACAAAGCCCACAGTGGAAGAATTAAGATAAGTTTAGATAATGACATTTCCATCAGAGAATGTAAAGACTGGCACGTATCTGGATCAA TTCAGAAGAACACTCATTACATGATGATCTTTGATGCCTTCGTTATTCTGATATGCCTGGCTTCGTTAATCCTGTGTGTTCGATCTGTGGTGAAAGGACTTCAGCTTCAGCAG gaatttgtcaattttttcctCCTCCATTATAAGAAGGAAGTTTCTGTTTCTGATCGAATGGAATTCGTCAATGGATGgtatattatgattattattagtgACATATTAACCATTACTGGATCAATTCTGAAAATGGAAATCCAAGCTAAG AGTCTGACAAGTTATGATGTCTGTAGCATACTTCTTGGTACCTCTACCATGCTCGTGTGGCTAGGAGTCATCCGATACCTTGGTTTCTTTCAGAAATACAAT CTCCTGATTCTCACCCTTCAGGCAGCGCTGCCCAACGTCATCAGGTTCTGCTGCTGTGCAGCTATGATTTATTTAGGCTATTGCTTCTGTGGATGGATTGTGCTGGGGCCTTACCATGATAAG ttccGTTCTCTGAACATGGTCTCTGAGTGCCTTTTCTCGCTGATAAATGGAGATGATATGTTTGCCACATTTGCAAACATGCAGCAGAAGAGTTACTTGGTCTGGCTCTTTAGCAGGATTTACCTCTACTCATTCATCAGCCTCTTTATATACATGATTTTAAGTCTTTTTATTGCACTGATCACTGACACGTATGAAACAATTAAG CATTACCAACAAGATGGCTTCCCTGAGACTGAACTTCGTGTATTTATATCAGAGTGCAAAGATCTGCCCAATTCTGGAAAGTACAGATTAGAAGAAGAGCCTGCAGTCTCTATATTCTGCTGTTGTAAAAAGTAG